The following proteins come from a genomic window of Sphaerisporangium rubeum:
- the hpf gene encoding ribosome hibernation-promoting factor, HPF/YfiA family, whose translation MDIIVKGRHTSVSDRFRDHVTTKLARIERLDSKLIRVDVEVSKQANVRAQDERERVELTIHSKGPAIRAEASADDRFAALDIALGKLEGRLRRIADRRKVHHGNHCPPSVAELTSVLGDSYTPLPEPIPAETDRFAEPEEERRRSSDEPAEPIVPIEMDGDGPLVVREKFHKADPMTIDQALLEMELVGHDFYLFRDKESGHPSVVYRRVGYAYGVLRLDEP comes from the coding sequence GTGGACATCATCGTCAAGGGACGGCACACCAGTGTGAGTGACCGGTTCCGTGATCACGTGACGACGAAACTGGCCAGGATCGAGCGACTGGACAGCAAACTCATCCGAGTGGATGTGGAGGTGTCCAAGCAGGCGAACGTGCGAGCACAGGACGAGCGAGAGCGGGTCGAGCTGACGATCCACTCGAAGGGACCGGCCATCCGTGCCGAGGCCTCGGCCGACGATCGGTTCGCGGCGCTCGACATAGCGCTAGGCAAGCTGGAGGGCCGACTCCGGCGGATCGCCGACCGGCGCAAGGTCCATCACGGCAACCACTGCCCCCCCTCGGTGGCCGAGCTGACCTCCGTCCTTGGCGATTCCTACACACCGCTGCCGGAGCCGATCCCCGCGGAGACCGACCGCTTCGCCGAGCCGGAGGAGGAGCGGCGGCGTTCCTCCGACGAGCCGGCTGAGCCGATCGTGCCGATCGAGATGGACGGCGACGGGCCGCTCGTCGTGCGCGAGAAGTTCCACAAGGCCGACCCGATGACCATCGACCAGGCGCTGCTGGAGATGGAACTCGTCGGTCACGACTTCTACCTCTTCCGTGACAAGGAGAGCGGCCATCCGAGCGTCGTGTACCGCCGCGTCGGTTACGCCTACGGCGTGCTGCGGCTGGACGAACCATAA